From Amycolatopsis sp. YIM 10, the proteins below share one genomic window:
- a CDS encoding NAD(P)-dependent oxidoreductase, whose product MDIGFIGTGVMGRPMAANLAAAGHRLTVHRDTPAARDALGTTVHYTTSAAEATRDSEVVVLMLPDTPDVEKAVRDEDGVLSALRPGTLVIDMSSISPAAERKLAEEVHRAGGTHLDAPVSGGEIGARDGTLSIMVGGESGAVAKARPIFEALGSRISHIGPSGAGQVAKIANQVVVGLTIEAVAEALYLAEAAGADPAAVRGALMGGFASSRVLEVHGARMVTEEFTPGFRIRLHRKDMGLAVEAAEELGVSLPGTGLVHLLMSEAVAAGHGELDHSALRLLLDGSANRLDRESGA is encoded by the coding sequence GTGGACATCGGCTTCATCGGTACGGGCGTGATGGGCCGCCCCATGGCGGCCAACCTCGCCGCGGCGGGGCATCGGCTGACCGTCCACCGCGACACCCCGGCGGCCCGCGACGCGCTCGGGACCACCGTCCACTACACGACGTCCGCGGCCGAGGCGACCCGCGACAGCGAGGTCGTCGTCCTCATGCTGCCGGACACCCCGGATGTCGAGAAGGCCGTGCGCGACGAGGACGGCGTCCTGAGTGCGCTGCGGCCGGGCACGCTGGTCATCGACATGAGTTCGATCTCCCCCGCGGCGGAACGAAAACTCGCCGAGGAGGTGCACCGGGCCGGCGGCACCCACCTCGACGCACCGGTGTCCGGCGGTGAGATCGGGGCCCGGGACGGCACGCTCTCGATCATGGTCGGCGGTGAGTCCGGCGCCGTGGCGAAGGCGCGGCCGATCTTCGAGGCGCTCGGCTCGAGGATCTCGCACATCGGCCCGTCCGGCGCCGGTCAGGTGGCGAAGATCGCGAACCAGGTGGTGGTCGGACTGACCATCGAGGCTGTCGCGGAGGCGTTGTACCTCGCCGAGGCCGCCGGCGCGGATCCCGCCGCCGTCCGTGGTGCGCTGATGGGCGGATTCGCCTCGTCGCGGGTGCTCGAAGTGCACGGCGCGCGGATGGTGACCGAAGAGTTCACGCCGGGCTTCCGGATCAGGTTGCACCGCAAGGACATGGGGCTCGCGGTGGAAGCCGCGGAGGAACTCGGCGTGTCATTGCCCGGTACGGGCCTGGTGCACCTGCTCATGAGCGAAGCGGTCGCGGCGGGGCACGGCGAACTCGACCACTCCGCCCTGCGGCTGCTCCTGGACGGATCGGCGAACCGGCTTGATCGGGAGAGCGGAGCATGA
- a CDS encoding SDR family oxidoreductase, with product MTRTLALITGASSGIGAAYARLLSREHDFVLVARRLDRLNELAAELRATGAAVEVLRADLATPGGLARVSERLATGDVRLLISNAGAGGYARLADVDPADVDRLLTLNAVAPARVAHAALPGMLAANEGAIVTVASLLAFSAQVTDERIPPRALYTAAKAATVAFTRTLATELAGTSVRMQVVCPGIVATDFDGGYGIGVPTAMSAEDVAAASLSGLRSGETICVPGLEDTTAIDALAGAETALLLGGNRPTPATRYTLDTAG from the coding sequence ATGACCCGAACCCTCGCGTTGATCACCGGCGCTTCGTCCGGCATCGGAGCGGCCTACGCCCGGCTGCTCTCCCGCGAACACGACTTCGTCCTCGTCGCCCGGCGGCTCGACCGGCTGAACGAGCTGGCCGCGGAACTCCGCGCAACCGGGGCCGCGGTGGAGGTGCTGCGTGCCGACCTCGCCACCCCCGGTGGTCTGGCGAGGGTGAGCGAGCGCCTGGCCACCGGCGATGTGCGGCTGCTGATCAGCAACGCCGGCGCCGGTGGATACGCGCGGCTCGCCGACGTCGACCCGGCCGACGTCGACCGGCTGCTGACGCTCAACGCGGTCGCCCCGGCCCGGGTGGCCCACGCCGCTCTGCCGGGGATGCTCGCCGCGAACGAGGGGGCGATCGTGACCGTCGCCTCCCTGCTGGCGTTCAGCGCACAGGTGACCGACGAACGGATTCCGCCCCGGGCTCTCTACACGGCCGCGAAGGCGGCCACAGTGGCGTTCACTCGCACCCTCGCGACCGAACTCGCCGGCACCTCCGTCCGGATGCAGGTGGTGTGCCCCGGAATCGTCGCCACCGACTTCGACGGCGGTTACGGAATCGGTGTGCCGACAGCCATGTCCGCCGAAGACGTCGCCGCCGCGAGCCTGTCCGGTCTGCGCTCGGGCGAGACCATCTGCGTACCCGGCCTGGAGGACACCACCGCCATCGACGCACTGGCCGGTGCCGAAACCGCCCTGCTGCTCGGCGGAAACCGGCCTACCCCGGCCACGCGCTACACGCTGGACACCGCCGGCTGA
- the uidA gene encoding beta-glucuronidase, producing MLKPRITATRELVNLDGLWRFAVDKPAVPQPWHALLDGGTEAAVPSSYNDLFVDPEIRDHVGWVWYQRTVRVPRGWAGDRILVRVDAATHAGRVYAGNTLVAEHQGGYTPFDADVTDLVVAGEEFRLTIGVSNELTNVTIPPGSVTVAQDGRRSQKYLHDFYNYAGLARSVWLYSVPRTRITDITVVTDVDGTAGTVDYSVETSTAAEVRVRLRDEAGAVVAAGDGANGRLRVENAVLWQPGAAYLYRLEAELFDGDVLLDSYPLDVGIRTVEVRGTQFLINGEPFYFTGFGKHEDSPVRGKGHDDAYLVHDFQLLRWVGANSFRTSHYPYAEEVIEFADRHGIVVVDETAAVGLNLAVTGGLSGVGTKPTFSPETFGDQTQAAHAQHIRELVARDKNHPSVVMWCLANEPASHEDGARKYFEPLVSLTRSLDPTRPITYSVVMFATFRNDKIADLFDVLSLNRYYGWYLDNGDLASAERNLEKELRGWAERFGKPLIMAEYGADAMPGLRSVWDIPWTEDYQQAFLAMCHRVFDRVDAVTGEHVWNFADFATAPGIHRVDGNRKGVFTRDRKPKSAAHDLRTRWKLARRPASPRSSGS from the coding sequence ATGCTGAAACCACGCATCACCGCCACCCGTGAGCTGGTCAACCTCGACGGGCTCTGGCGGTTCGCCGTCGACAAACCCGCGGTCCCCCAGCCGTGGCACGCACTGCTCGACGGCGGTACCGAAGCCGCGGTGCCGTCGAGCTACAACGACCTGTTCGTCGATCCGGAGATCCGCGACCACGTGGGCTGGGTGTGGTACCAGCGCACCGTCCGCGTGCCGCGAGGCTGGGCCGGAGACCGCATCCTGGTGCGGGTGGACGCGGCTACGCACGCCGGCCGGGTCTACGCCGGCAACACGCTGGTCGCCGAGCACCAGGGCGGCTACACGCCGTTCGACGCCGACGTCACGGACCTTGTCGTGGCGGGCGAGGAGTTCCGGCTGACCATCGGGGTGAGCAACGAACTCACGAACGTCACCATCCCGCCGGGCAGCGTCACGGTCGCCCAGGACGGCCGCCGCAGCCAGAAGTACCTGCACGACTTCTACAACTACGCGGGCCTGGCCAGATCGGTCTGGCTGTACAGCGTGCCGCGGACCCGGATCACCGACATCACCGTCGTGACCGATGTGGACGGTACCGCGGGCACCGTGGACTACAGCGTCGAGACGTCGACGGCCGCCGAGGTCCGGGTCCGCCTGCGCGACGAGGCTGGTGCCGTGGTCGCCGCCGGGGACGGCGCGAACGGCAGGCTGCGCGTCGAGAACGCCGTCCTCTGGCAACCGGGGGCCGCGTACCTCTACCGGCTCGAAGCCGAACTGTTCGACGGCGATGTCCTGCTCGACAGCTACCCGCTCGACGTGGGCATCCGGACCGTCGAGGTGCGCGGCACCCAGTTCCTGATCAACGGCGAACCCTTCTACTTCACCGGTTTCGGCAAGCACGAGGACTCACCGGTCCGGGGCAAGGGCCACGACGACGCCTACCTGGTGCACGACTTCCAGCTGTTGCGGTGGGTCGGTGCCAACTCTTTCCGCACCTCGCACTACCCCTACGCCGAGGAAGTGATCGAGTTCGCGGACCGGCACGGCATCGTCGTGGTCGACGAGACCGCGGCCGTCGGTCTCAACCTCGCTGTGACGGGCGGGCTGAGCGGCGTCGGTACCAAACCGACGTTCTCCCCGGAGACCTTCGGCGACCAGACGCAGGCCGCGCACGCCCAGCACATCCGGGAACTGGTGGCGCGGGACAAGAACCACCCCAGCGTGGTCATGTGGTGCCTGGCCAACGAACCCGCCTCCCACGAGGACGGCGCGCGGAAGTACTTCGAACCACTCGTCTCGCTCACCCGGTCGCTCGACCCCACCCGGCCGATCACCTACAGCGTCGTCATGTTCGCGACCTTCCGGAACGACAAGATCGCCGACCTGTTCGACGTGCTGAGCCTCAACCGCTACTACGGGTGGTACCTGGACAACGGCGACCTCGCCAGCGCGGAACGGAACCTGGAGAAGGAGTTGCGCGGCTGGGCCGAGCGGTTCGGCAAGCCGCTGATCATGGCCGAATACGGCGCGGACGCCATGCCCGGACTGCGGTCGGTGTGGGACATTCCGTGGACGGAGGACTATCAGCAGGCGTTTCTGGCGATGTGCCACCGCGTGTTCGACCGGGTCGACGCGGTCACCGGTGAGCACGTCTGGAACTTCGCGGACTTCGCCACCGCTCCCGGGATCCACCGCGTCGACGGCAACCGGAAAGGCGTCTTCACGCGTGACCGCAAGCCCAAGTCGGCCGCGCACGATCTCCGCACCAGGTGGAAGCTCGCGCGGCGACCCGCGAGTCCGAGGAGTTCCGGGTCATGA
- a CDS encoding ABC transporter substrate-binding protein has product MHVRSRKARWTVTAVVVAVLLPISSCGSPESGSSGAGTLTLGVQAPPNSLDPVQLLEGQQMYLWSSIYDTLLYNDNNAVLQPNAAESWQYSDDARELTLTLRAGMTFSTGTPVTAAAVQTTIERTRTTPGPLQSNLDAVRSIEAPDDRTVVLNLAHPDPNLLGALAQGNGVIADPATLDSPQTALDPVGSGPYTLDRQATVNGSKYVLHRRGDYWNAAAYPARTVTIRVLPDRTALFNALLSGEVDAGSVDANQAQATQNAGLTLKRVDGLAVGEFVLADRGGKLAPALSDVRVRRAINMAFDRQKIVDKILGGLGQPTTQIFNPKSPAYLPELNDRYPFDPEGARRLLAEAGYAGGFTLTIPANVMSQMVQPTITQSLADIGITADWKPVPPQDSTQTGEYPVYFNIAATVPAPRTVNSKLAAAGSTNPFKHQAPELTALLDKAAATTDPAQADEVYRQINTYVVDNAWFAPLFTSSSNWVTRPGVEYLGTGANVLSTIRTFDVRQ; this is encoded by the coding sequence ATGCATGTTCGTTCGCGCAAGGCGCGGTGGACGGTGACCGCGGTGGTCGTCGCGGTCCTGTTGCCGATCTCCTCCTGCGGCAGTCCCGAGTCCGGCTCGTCGGGCGCCGGCACGCTCACGCTCGGCGTGCAGGCCCCGCCGAATTCACTGGACCCGGTGCAGTTGCTCGAGGGTCAGCAGATGTACCTCTGGTCATCGATCTACGACACACTGCTCTACAACGACAACAACGCCGTCCTGCAGCCCAATGCCGCGGAAAGCTGGCAGTACTCCGACGACGCCCGCGAACTGACCTTGACCCTGCGCGCGGGCATGACGTTCAGCACCGGAACCCCGGTCACCGCGGCAGCCGTGCAGACGACTATCGAACGCACCAGGACCACCCCCGGACCACTGCAGAGCAACCTCGACGCTGTTCGATCGATCGAGGCACCCGACGACCGCACGGTGGTGCTGAACCTCGCCCACCCCGACCCCAACCTGCTCGGCGCCCTGGCTCAGGGCAACGGGGTCATCGCGGATCCAGCGACGCTCGACTCCCCGCAGACCGCGCTCGACCCGGTGGGTTCCGGGCCGTACACGCTCGACCGCCAGGCCACCGTCAACGGCTCCAAGTACGTGCTGCACCGCCGCGGCGACTACTGGAACGCCGCGGCCTACCCGGCGCGGACGGTCACGATCCGGGTGCTCCCCGACCGCACGGCCCTGTTCAACGCGCTGCTGTCCGGCGAAGTGGACGCCGGCTCCGTCGACGCGAACCAGGCGCAGGCCACCCAGAACGCCGGACTGACCCTCAAGCGCGTCGACGGGCTCGCGGTCGGGGAATTCGTCCTGGCCGACCGGGGCGGAAAGCTGGCACCGGCGCTGTCCGACGTCCGGGTGCGGCGCGCGATCAACATGGCGTTCGACCGCCAGAAGATCGTCGACAAGATCCTCGGCGGTCTCGGTCAGCCCACCACCCAGATCTTCAACCCGAAGTCACCGGCGTACCTCCCGGAACTCAACGACCGGTATCCCTTCGATCCCGAAGGCGCCCGCCGTTTGCTGGCCGAGGCAGGCTACGCGGGCGGATTCACCCTCACCATCCCGGCCAACGTGATGTCCCAGATGGTGCAGCCGACGATCACGCAGTCGCTCGCCGACATCGGCATCACCGCGGACTGGAAGCCGGTACCGCCGCAGGACAGCACGCAGACCGGTGAGTACCCGGTGTACTTCAACATCGCCGCCACCGTACCGGCACCGCGAACGGTCAACTCCAAGCTGGCCGCGGCCGGATCGACAAACCCGTTCAAGCACCAGGCCCCAGAACTGACCGCACTGCTGGACAAAGCAGCGGCCACGACGGACCCCGCCCAGGCCGACGAGGTCTACCGGCAGATCAACACCTACGTGGTCGACAACGCCTGGTTCGCTCCGCTGTTCACCAGCAGCAGCAACTGGGTGACCAGGCCGGGCGTCGAGTACCTGGGCACCGGCGCGAACGTGCTCTCGACGATCAGGACGTTCGATGTCCGCCAGTGA
- a CDS encoding glycoside hydrolase family 1 protein: MVFPDGFLWGAATAGHQVEGNNIASDLWALEHAPGSRFAEPSGDACDHYRLYREDLALLKELGFTSYRFSIEWSRVEPEPGFVSRAAIEHYRDVLTACHEFGLTPMVTLHHFASPKWLPDLGGWEGGETPDRFAAHCRVVLGELGSLIPYVVTINEANIARLTHQMIKDLPARQAADQAPVGADITGALLGADRPKVFLFAFGEAGPDIAKRAHVLARQAIREVSPSTKVGITLALQDYQPAPGTEEVARERWAETFGDYLPTIADDDFLGVQNYTRARVGASPPPEDAERTQMGYEFYPRALENVLRRAATAGLPLFVTEHGVATADDTRRVEFVRQATDGLQRCLADGVDVRGYFYWSALDNYEWMFGYRPKFGLIAVDRATQRRTVKDSARFLGAIAKRNSLS, from the coding sequence ATGGTGTTCCCCGACGGCTTCCTCTGGGGCGCGGCTACGGCCGGTCACCAGGTGGAGGGCAACAACATCGCCAGCGACCTCTGGGCACTGGAGCACGCGCCCGGCTCCCGGTTCGCCGAGCCGAGCGGAGACGCGTGCGACCACTACCGGCTCTACCGCGAGGACCTCGCGCTGCTGAAGGAACTCGGCTTCACCAGCTACCGCTTCTCCATCGAGTGGTCGCGGGTCGAGCCGGAGCCCGGCTTCGTGTCCCGGGCGGCGATCGAGCACTACCGCGACGTGCTGACGGCCTGCCACGAATTCGGGCTGACCCCGATGGTGACGCTGCACCACTTCGCGAGCCCCAAGTGGCTGCCGGACCTCGGCGGCTGGGAGGGCGGGGAGACCCCTGACCGGTTCGCGGCCCACTGCCGCGTCGTGCTGGGAGAACTGGGTTCGCTCATCCCCTACGTGGTGACGATCAACGAGGCGAACATCGCCCGGCTGACCCACCAGATGATCAAGGACCTCCCCGCTCGGCAGGCGGCCGACCAGGCGCCGGTCGGTGCGGACATCACGGGCGCGCTGCTCGGCGCCGACCGGCCGAAGGTGTTCCTGTTCGCGTTCGGCGAAGCCGGGCCGGACATCGCGAAGCGGGCACACGTGCTGGCACGACAGGCCATCCGGGAGGTCAGTCCGTCCACAAAGGTCGGAATCACCCTCGCACTGCAGGACTACCAGCCCGCACCCGGCACCGAGGAAGTCGCACGCGAACGGTGGGCGGAGACCTTCGGCGACTATCTGCCGACGATCGCGGACGACGATTTCCTCGGTGTGCAGAACTACACCAGGGCGCGTGTCGGGGCATCGCCTCCGCCGGAGGACGCCGAGCGCACCCAGATGGGATACGAGTTCTACCCGCGGGCGCTGGAGAACGTGCTGCGGCGCGCCGCCACCGCGGGCCTGCCGCTGTTCGTCACCGAACACGGCGTCGCCACCGCCGACGACACCCGGCGGGTGGAGTTCGTCCGCCAAGCGACCGATGGCCTGCAGCGTTGCCTGGCCGACGGCGTCGACGTGCGCGGCTACTTCTACTGGTCGGCCTTGGACAACTACGAGTGGATGTTCGGCTACCGGCCGAAATTCGGCCTCATCGCCGTCGACAGGGCAACCCAGCGGCGCACGGTCAAGGACAGTGCGCGCTTCCTGGGTGCCATCGCCAAGCGCAACTCCCTGAGCTGA
- a CDS encoding amidohydrolase family protein, which yields MRIVAIEEHYVPPEHLVGTDTSWMPHGLSERLTGTTDRRLADMDAAGIDVQVVSFSSPVANELSAEQTRAVNDVMHQRFVAARPDRFSAFAALPVSLPEAAAAELERAVDQLGFVGAMICGTVAGRFLDHPDFDPVLDAAARLGVPLYLHPGMPPRAVSDVYYGGLNPSIGQVLQTGGYGWHYETSLHALRLIVTGAFDRHPDLKIIIGHLGEGLPFHWERIEEMMSLYAPRADLAKPIDDYLRENFWITTSGYFFDGPLRLARATFGDERIIFSVDYPFSENKHATDWLRQLALPAGTRERIAHGTADALLGLR from the coding sequence ATGCGCATCGTCGCCATCGAAGAGCACTACGTACCTCCCGAACACCTCGTCGGCACGGATACCTCGTGGATGCCGCACGGACTGTCCGAACGGCTGACCGGCACAACCGACCGCAGGCTCGCGGACATGGACGCGGCCGGAATCGACGTCCAGGTGGTCTCCTTCTCCTCACCAGTGGCGAACGAACTGTCCGCAGAACAGACTCGCGCGGTCAACGACGTCATGCACCAGCGTTTCGTCGCTGCCCGGCCGGACCGCTTCTCGGCGTTCGCCGCCTTGCCCGTCAGCCTTCCCGAAGCGGCCGCGGCCGAACTTGAGCGCGCCGTCGACCAGCTGGGTTTCGTCGGGGCGATGATCTGCGGCACCGTCGCGGGACGGTTCCTCGACCACCCGGACTTCGATCCGGTACTCGACGCCGCGGCGCGCCTCGGTGTCCCGCTCTACCTGCACCCCGGGATGCCACCGCGAGCAGTGTCCGACGTCTACTACGGGGGCCTGAACCCGTCGATCGGACAGGTGCTCCAGACCGGAGGCTACGGCTGGCACTACGAAACGTCACTGCACGCGCTGCGCCTGATCGTCACCGGGGCATTCGACCGCCACCCGGACCTGAAGATCATCATCGGACACCTGGGCGAAGGGCTCCCGTTCCACTGGGAACGGATCGAAGAAATGATGTCGCTGTACGCGCCGCGGGCCGACCTCGCCAAGCCGATCGACGACTACCTCCGAGAGAATTTCTGGATCACGACCAGCGGCTACTTCTTCGACGGCCCGCTCCGGCTGGCCCGGGCGACGTTCGGCGACGAGCGGATCATCTTCTCCGTCGACTACCCCTTCTCCGAGAACAAGCACGCCACTGACTGGCTCCGGCAACTCGCCCTGCCCGCCGGAACCCGCGAGCGGATCGCCCATGGCACCGCCGACGCCCTCCTCGGCCTGCGGTGA
- a CDS encoding LacI family DNA-binding transcriptional regulator encodes MTRSSRRSTSEDVARAAGVSRTTVSFVLNNRPGQSIPEETRQRVLEAARRLDYRPHASARTLAAGRSDLVLLSIPDTRLGPGTSRFVEELTAALAEHGLTLITHLAGAHDRLPDVCATVNASAVVGLSPFDAETADALHRAGAEVVLPLSDPRGGVGDAMELAGRLQAEHLISLGHRRLGYAMPVHPGLRVMADARFAGVTGACAAAGIAAPVVEEIGLEIADASRAVTRWRSSGVTGVCAYNDETAIAVLAGVRDQGVAVPEELAVVGVDDIPTAKLAAPPLSTIRFDVHEAGRRRAEAIVATLSGQKVEPSSDAGGPLLVRRSST; translated from the coding sequence ATGACGCGATCCAGTAGACGCAGTACCAGCGAGGACGTCGCGCGTGCGGCTGGTGTCTCACGCACCACCGTGAGCTTCGTGCTCAACAACCGGCCAGGTCAGTCCATCCCCGAGGAGACCAGGCAACGCGTGCTGGAGGCGGCCCGGCGCCTTGACTACCGTCCGCACGCGTCGGCGCGCACCCTCGCGGCCGGGCGCAGCGACCTCGTCCTGTTGTCGATCCCGGACACCCGCCTCGGGCCCGGCACCAGCCGCTTCGTCGAGGAACTCACCGCGGCGCTGGCCGAGCACGGACTCACCCTGATCACCCACCTCGCGGGAGCACACGACCGGCTGCCGGACGTGTGCGCGACCGTCAACGCTTCCGCGGTCGTCGGGTTGAGCCCGTTCGACGCCGAGACCGCGGACGCTCTGCACCGGGCCGGCGCCGAGGTCGTGCTGCCGCTCTCCGACCCGCGGGGCGGTGTCGGCGACGCGATGGAGCTGGCCGGCCGGCTACAGGCAGAGCACCTGATCAGCCTCGGGCACCGCCGGCTCGGCTACGCCATGCCGGTCCATCCCGGATTGCGCGTCATGGCCGACGCGCGCTTCGCCGGTGTCACCGGTGCATGCGCCGCGGCCGGTATCGCCGCTCCGGTGGTGGAAGAGATCGGCCTGGAAATCGCCGACGCGAGCCGGGCGGTGACGCGGTGGCGTTCGAGCGGCGTGACGGGCGTGTGCGCCTACAACGACGAGACCGCGATCGCCGTGCTGGCCGGTGTGCGCGACCAGGGCGTCGCCGTTCCCGAAGAGCTGGCCGTCGTCGGCGTCGACGACATCCCCACGGCGAAGCTGGCGGCCCCGCCGCTCAGCACGATCCGCTTCGACGTCCACGAGGCCGGCCGTCGGCGCGCTGAAGCGATCGTGGCCACCCTGTCGGGCCAGAAGGTCGAGCCGTCGTCGGACGCGGGCGGGCCGCTGCTCGTGCGACGCAGCTCCACCTGA
- a CDS encoding D-2-hydroxyacid dehydrogenase — translation MNGDHPAREIHSVLATVMFDDGQVEQLRQAFAPAEFVHVQPWDADGIAAALEHADVAVIAGDLDDRHLRAPRLRWVHCDHSGLTRSARPEVFERGLLVTGSAGRSAPALAQHGFYFALALTFDARGLLEMQDAHQWRPAPGYEKQLALWGKTLGIVGFGHTAREMARIGKAFGMRVIVYRRSAGAGTADVDVMLSADRGDTMDRLVAEADVIMLATQLTDATHHLFSAGEFARMKSTAFIINMARGPVIDQDALVKALHAGEIAGAGLDVADPEPLPPESALWDSPNVLITPHLTPALPDRTQRSIGIVVENARRYRAGEPLMNALTERDIYTRHRRT, via the coding sequence ATGAACGGCGACCACCCGGCTCGAGAGATCCACAGTGTGCTGGCTACGGTCATGTTCGACGACGGCCAGGTCGAGCAGTTGCGGCAGGCGTTCGCGCCGGCGGAGTTCGTGCACGTTCAGCCGTGGGACGCCGACGGGATCGCGGCGGCACTCGAGCACGCGGACGTCGCCGTGATCGCGGGAGACCTCGACGACCGCCATCTCCGCGCACCGAGGTTGCGGTGGGTGCACTGCGACCACTCGGGACTCACCAGGTCCGCGCGGCCCGAGGTGTTCGAACGCGGCCTGCTCGTCACCGGCTCCGCGGGCCGGTCCGCTCCCGCGCTGGCGCAGCACGGGTTCTACTTCGCGCTCGCGCTCACGTTCGACGCGCGGGGGCTCCTCGAGATGCAGGACGCGCACCAGTGGAGACCGGCTCCCGGCTACGAAAAGCAGCTCGCGTTGTGGGGCAAGACGCTCGGCATCGTCGGATTCGGCCACACGGCAAGGGAAATGGCGCGCATCGGCAAGGCGTTCGGGATGCGGGTGATCGTCTACCGCCGCAGCGCGGGCGCTGGGACCGCGGACGTGGACGTCATGCTGTCGGCCGACCGCGGCGACACCATGGACCGGCTCGTGGCTGAGGCCGATGTCATCATGCTCGCGACCCAGCTGACCGACGCCACCCATCATCTGTTCTCGGCCGGCGAGTTCGCCAGGATGAAGAGCACCGCGTTCATCATCAACATGGCGCGTGGACCGGTCATCGATCAGGACGCACTGGTGAAAGCCCTGCACGCCGGGGAGATCGCGGGCGCGGGACTCGACGTCGCCGACCCCGAGCCGCTTCCGCCGGAATCGGCGCTCTGGGACTCCCCCAACGTCCTGATCACCCCCCACCTGACCCCGGCTCTGCCGGACCGCACCCAGCGCTCGATCGGCATCGTCGTCGAGAACGCCCGGCGTTACCGCGCCGGCGAGCCCCTGATGAACGCGCTGACCGAGCGCGACATCTACACGCGGCACCGGCGCACCTGA
- a CDS encoding alpha/beta fold hydrolase translates to MSASEETPDVVVDRATGPDGAAGTIVLLNSLGTTTALWDEVVAPLAESFDVVRFDQRGHGTAAAAPATALLDDLVDDLFAVLDRHGAAGAHLAGISIGGMIALRAASRAPDRVRSLTAMCCAAVLDRRSWIDRAATVRQHGLDPIVPAVLERWFARDFRGLRPEVVRAHEDMVRSTPPEGYAMGCDVLADADVRSDLAAIDAPTLVIGGAEDPATPPREQRAIARAIAHARLEILPSVGHLAPAAVPETVAKLVLDNAVRSV, encoded by the coding sequence ATGTCCGCCAGTGAGGAAACCCCTGACGTGGTGGTTGATCGTGCGACCGGACCGGACGGCGCCGCCGGAACGATCGTCCTGCTGAACTCGCTCGGCACCACGACCGCCCTGTGGGACGAGGTCGTTGCGCCACTGGCGGAATCCTTCGACGTGGTGCGGTTCGACCAGCGCGGCCACGGTACCGCCGCGGCGGCCCCGGCGACCGCGCTGCTCGACGACCTCGTCGACGACCTGTTCGCGGTCCTCGACCGGCACGGTGCGGCCGGCGCGCACCTCGCCGGGATCTCGATCGGCGGCATGATCGCGCTCCGCGCCGCGAGCAGGGCACCGGACCGGGTCCGGTCCCTGACCGCGATGTGCTGTGCCGCCGTGCTGGACCGGCGGAGCTGGATCGACCGCGCCGCGACGGTCCGGCAGCACGGCCTGGACCCGATCGTGCCCGCCGTGCTGGAGCGGTGGTTCGCGCGGGACTTCCGGGGCCTGCGGCCCGAGGTGGTGCGGGCGCACGAGGACATGGTGCGGTCGACGCCACCCGAGGGTTACGCGATGGGGTGCGACGTGCTCGCCGACGCGGACGTCCGGAGCGACCTCGCCGCGATCGACGCCCCCACCCTCGTCATCGGCGGCGCCGAAGACCCGGCGACGCCGCCTCGGGAACAACGCGCCATCGCGCGCGCCATCGCACACGCCCGGCTGGAGATCCTGCCGTCGGTCGGCCACCTCGCGCCGGCCGCCGTACCGGAGACGGTGGCGAAGCTCGTGCTGGACAACGCAGTGAGGAGTGTCTGA